The Halarchaeum grantii genome includes a window with the following:
- a CDS encoding GAF domain-containing protein: MILCVDPDADALAATRDALADAGYETATAGTAAEAYDALEATDSTTLDALVTEYELPDGTGLELVRGVRERAPDTTCILFTSTPVTDVDTAAFGDVIADYIAKDDPESRAELRDVLEHAIAFQCQTAYPLPEDEDARLAALERYALDADALGSALDRLGELATALFDVEAAAIGLIDAHEQRFLACHGIAFDPIEREETVCTYALLDEDVTVIEDVSEDPRFEANESLRAAGIAFYASASLVTPDGQAIGTFCVYDDEPRSFGERERELLTMLADEAMEQLELRRERAENGGGADA; the protein is encoded by the coding sequence ATGATCCTCTGTGTCGACCCCGACGCGGACGCGCTCGCGGCGACCCGCGACGCGCTCGCGGACGCCGGGTACGAGACGGCGACGGCGGGGACGGCCGCCGAGGCGTACGACGCGCTCGAGGCGACTGACTCGACCACTCTCGACGCGCTCGTCACCGAGTACGAACTGCCGGACGGCACCGGCCTCGAACTCGTTCGCGGGGTTCGCGAGCGCGCACCGGACACCACCTGTATCCTCTTCACCTCGACGCCCGTCACGGACGTCGACACCGCCGCGTTCGGCGACGTCATCGCGGACTACATCGCGAAGGACGACCCGGAGTCCCGCGCGGAGCTCCGCGACGTCCTCGAGCACGCGATCGCGTTCCAGTGCCAGACCGCCTACCCGCTCCCGGAGGACGAGGACGCGCGTCTCGCGGCGCTCGAGCGGTACGCGCTGGACGCCGACGCGCTCGGAAGCGCCCTCGACCGACTGGGGGAACTCGCGACCGCGCTCTTCGACGTCGAGGCGGCCGCGATCGGCCTCATCGACGCCCACGAGCAGCGCTTTCTCGCCTGCCACGGCATCGCGTTCGACCCGATAGAGCGCGAGGAGACGGTCTGCACGTACGCGCTCCTCGACGAGGACGTGACGGTGATCGAGGACGTGAGCGAGGACCCGCGCTTCGAGGCGAACGAGAGCCTGCGCGCGGCCGGTATCGCGTTCTACGCGAGCGCGTCGCTCGTCACGCCGGACGGGCAGGCGATCGGGACGTTCTGCGTCTACGACGACGAACCCCGGTCGTTCGGGGAGCGCGAGCGCGAACTCCTCACCATGCTCGCCGACGAGGCGATGGAGCAACTCGAGCTCCGGCGCGAGCGCGCCGAGAACGGGGGTGGTGCCGATGCGTGA
- a CDS encoding AI-2E family transporter has translation MDSRWDIDRARLGWWVTGLALASVLAYVVYSFIGTFVFGLFIYYAIRPVYRQLRTRIRPPSLAAAVSIVAFALPALLLLAYVSAIGLQEFNAYLTAHPDSFEQLEAMLQPYIDVSSIVQDPQSILDSPDALAAVRQILEAAQGYLGFFGSVAIHAFMMLIIVFYLLRDDQRLASWFHRRFDDADGVVHAYAKRIDRDFSIIFFGNILNAVMTAAIGGISYSLLDYAAPAGVGIPYPALVGLLVGIASLVPVVGIKLVYVPVSLLLLFRASSAAPGAFWFPAVFVAVSFVIVDVIPDLVLRPYVSGRNLHLGMVMLAYTFGPLLFGWHGIFLGPMLLVLVVHFVRLVLPELLAGARIEPEAVGPSMVTADTVQTSLADVTASVRSDEED, from the coding sequence ATGGACTCGAGGTGGGACATCGACCGCGCCCGACTCGGCTGGTGGGTGACGGGGCTCGCGCTTGCGAGCGTCCTCGCCTACGTCGTCTACTCGTTCATCGGGACGTTCGTCTTCGGCCTCTTCATCTACTACGCCATCCGGCCGGTCTATCGGCAGTTACGGACGCGTATCCGCCCGCCGTCGCTCGCGGCGGCGGTGAGCATCGTCGCGTTCGCGCTCCCGGCGCTCCTCCTCCTCGCGTACGTCTCCGCGATCGGCCTCCAGGAGTTCAACGCCTACCTGACCGCGCATCCGGACAGCTTCGAGCAGCTGGAGGCGATGCTCCAGCCGTACATCGACGTCTCGAGCATCGTCCAAGACCCCCAGTCGATACTGGACTCGCCGGACGCGCTCGCGGCGGTGCGGCAGATACTCGAGGCCGCACAGGGCTACCTCGGCTTCTTCGGGAGCGTCGCGATCCACGCGTTCATGATGCTCATCATCGTCTTCTACCTGCTGCGCGACGACCAGCGCCTCGCGTCGTGGTTCCACCGGCGCTTCGACGACGCGGACGGCGTCGTGCACGCGTACGCGAAGCGCATCGACCGCGACTTCTCGATCATCTTCTTCGGGAACATCCTGAACGCGGTGATGACGGCGGCGATCGGCGGCATCTCCTACAGCCTCCTCGATTACGCCGCGCCCGCAGGCGTCGGGATCCCGTATCCGGCGCTCGTCGGCCTGCTCGTCGGCATCGCGAGCCTCGTCCCCGTCGTCGGCATCAAACTCGTCTACGTCCCGGTGAGCCTCCTCCTGCTCTTCCGGGCGTCGAGCGCTGCGCCGGGCGCGTTCTGGTTCCCGGCGGTCTTCGTCGCCGTCTCCTTCGTCATCGTGGACGTCATCCCGGACCTCGTGTTGCGCCCGTACGTCTCCGGGCGGAACCTCCACCTCGGGATGGTGATGCTCGCGTACACGTTCGGGCCGCTGCTCTTCGGGTGGCACGGCATCTTCCTCGGGCCGATGCTCCTCGTGCTCGTCGTCCACTTCGTCCGCCTCGTCCTCCCGGAGCTGCTCGCGGGCGCGCGCATCGAACCCGAGGCCGTCGGGCCGTCCATGGTCACCGCCGACACCGTCCAGACGTCGCTCGCCGACGTGACGGCCTCCGTGCGGTCGGACGAGGAGGACTAG
- a CDS encoding DUF7504 family protein, protein MREGAYGFEGLPLADVEAGSSVLIAGPPHGGARTLALRMLAGAAEEGTVVVTTNRRAGRLAGDCERAGIAMDAERTAIIDCVGGEDADVSARVLPVSGPSDLTGIGMRFSDVHRSFERAGVDGVRTGVCSLSTLLSFGELQSVSRFVHTLVGRVDSVDGLGVFLVDPAMHDERALSTLSQFCSGRIDVREGEDGAEFRVRGLSGQSREWVGFDATLE, encoded by the coding sequence ATGCGTGAGGGCGCCTACGGCTTCGAGGGGCTGCCGCTCGCGGACGTCGAGGCGGGGTCGAGCGTCCTGATCGCTGGACCGCCCCACGGCGGGGCGCGGACGCTCGCGCTCCGCATGCTCGCGGGGGCGGCCGAGGAGGGGACGGTGGTCGTGACGACGAACCGCCGCGCGGGGCGACTCGCCGGTGACTGCGAGCGCGCCGGAATCGCCATGGACGCGGAGCGCACCGCGATCATCGACTGCGTCGGCGGGGAGGACGCGGACGTATCCGCTCGCGTCCTCCCGGTCTCCGGCCCTTCGGACCTCACGGGAATCGGGATGCGCTTCTCGGACGTCCATCGCTCCTTCGAGCGCGCGGGCGTCGACGGCGTGCGGACCGGCGTCTGCTCGCTCTCGACGCTGCTCTCGTTCGGCGAACTCCAGTCCGTCTCGCGCTTCGTGCACACGCTCGTCGGCCGTGTCGACAGCGTCGACGGCCTCGGCGTCTTCCTCGTCGATCCGGCGATGCACGACGAGCGCGCGCTCAGCACGCTCTCGCAGTTCTGCTCGGGTCGCATCGACGTTCGGGAGGGCGAGGACGGCGCGGAGTTCCGCGTTCGCGGCCTCTCCGGGCAGTCCCGCGAGTGGGTCGGCTTCGACGCGACGCTGGAGTAG
- a CDS encoding PadR family transcriptional regulator, translating to MNDLTGFQRDLMYVIAGGDEPHGLAIKEELEEYYESEVHHGRLYPNLDTLVDKGLVDKGQLDQRTNYYTLTRRGRRELEARREWEDEYVDL from the coding sequence ATGAACGACCTGACAGGGTTTCAGCGAGATCTGATGTACGTCATCGCGGGTGGGGACGAACCGCACGGGCTGGCGATCAAGGAGGAGCTCGAGGAGTACTACGAGAGCGAGGTCCACCACGGCCGACTCTACCCGAACCTCGACACGCTCGTCGACAAGGGGCTCGTCGACAAGGGACAACTCGACCAGCGAACGAACTACTACACGCTGACGCGTCGCGGGCGACGCGAACTCGAAGCGCGTCGCGAGTGGGAGGACGAGTACGTCGACCTCTGA
- the dhaK gene encoding dihydroxyacetone kinase subunit DhaK, with amino-acid sequence MDKLINEPTAYVDEMLDGMVAAHDGLRRLDGTDVLVRADGPVEGKVAVVTGGGSGHEPTHAGYVGEGMLDGAAAGAVFTSPTADEFSALIDAADGGAGVLCVVKNYEGDVMNFDTGAEMAGMEGVEDVEQVVVNDDVAVEDSLYTSGRRGVCGTILVHKCAGAKAAAGADLDEVARVAEKVVDNVGTMGMALTSCVTPEKGEETFDLADDEMELGIGIHGEPGVERTETASADEVADTLLDHVLDDLDVAAGEEVVTIVNGMGGTPLSELYIVQRRVAERLDEAGVDVHDAWVGDYMTSLDMKGCSVTVCRVDDELKELLAAPAETPALTVGE; translated from the coding sequence ATGGACAAGCTCATCAACGAGCCGACAGCGTACGTCGACGAGATGCTGGACGGGATGGTCGCGGCACACGACGGCCTGCGACGCCTCGACGGCACCGACGTCCTCGTCCGCGCGGACGGGCCCGTCGAGGGGAAGGTCGCCGTCGTCACCGGCGGTGGGAGCGGCCACGAACCGACCCACGCGGGCTACGTCGGGGAGGGCATGCTCGACGGCGCGGCCGCCGGCGCGGTGTTCACCTCGCCGACCGCCGACGAGTTTTCGGCACTCATCGACGCCGCCGACGGCGGCGCGGGCGTCCTCTGCGTCGTGAAGAACTACGAGGGCGACGTGATGAACTTCGACACCGGCGCGGAGATGGCCGGTATGGAGGGCGTCGAGGACGTCGAGCAGGTCGTCGTCAACGACGACGTCGCCGTCGAGGACTCCCTCTACACGAGCGGGCGGCGCGGCGTCTGCGGGACCATCCTCGTCCACAAGTGCGCGGGCGCGAAGGCCGCCGCGGGCGCGGACCTCGATGAGGTGGCGCGCGTCGCCGAGAAGGTCGTCGACAACGTCGGGACGATGGGGATGGCGCTCACCTCCTGCGTCACGCCCGAGAAGGGCGAGGAGACCTTCGACCTCGCGGACGACGAGATGGAACTCGGTATCGGCATCCACGGCGAACCCGGCGTCGAGCGCACGGAGACGGCGTCCGCGGACGAGGTGGCGGACACCCTCCTCGACCACGTCCTCGATGACCTCGACGTCGCGGCCGGCGAGGAAGTCGTCACGATCGTGAACGGGATGGGGGGGACGCCGCTCTCCGAACTCTACATCGTCCAGCGTCGCGTCGCCGAACGCCTCGACGAGGCGGGCGTCGACGTCCACGACGCGTGGGTCGGCGACTACATGACCAGCCTCGACATGAAGGGCTGTTCGGTGACTGTCTGCCGGGTCGACGACGAACTGAAGGAACTGCTCGCGGCGCCCGCCGAGACGCCCGCGCTCACGGTGGGCGAATGA
- a CDS encoding MgtC/SapB family protein, with the protein MADLASTLAAAPIDSRVVRLGVAVGLGLFLGLEREWSQKAAGIRTFALISVLGTVFTTFDAATCGVTPVDGAIGAGCLPLLSAVGAGFVVVLAGVLMLDGLRRGSGGAETSLHLTTAVSLLVAYGVGLLVGLGEILPATVVAVTSSLLLVFKRELHELAWGLSAEELRSTAEFAIIAFVVYPLLPAGTYTLGVASYGVQIEPRVVWLMVVFVAGIGIANYVVVKAYGSRGIAVTGFFGGLASSTAVVGTMLDHVSRDEDAADYAVAGVLLANAAMALRNLVIVVVFTLGYADPPLVAVGVPLAVVVLGSVAVAYAVADWRTTVDVELSSPFSLRNALGFGAIFLLIVAGSGLASGAFGALGFYVTAVGSGLVSSAGVATSAVVLYRTGELAANEAAVAVMLATGASIVVKAGLAAASSNRAFARGVVTASAGLLVAAGVAVLLV; encoded by the coding sequence GTGGCCGACCTCGCGAGCACACTCGCCGCCGCCCCTATCGACAGCCGCGTCGTCCGCCTCGGCGTCGCCGTCGGCCTCGGACTGTTCCTCGGCCTCGAACGCGAGTGGTCGCAGAAGGCCGCCGGCATCCGGACGTTCGCGCTCATCAGCGTCCTCGGCACCGTCTTCACCACCTTCGACGCCGCGACGTGCGGCGTCACCCCGGTCGACGGCGCCATCGGCGCGGGCTGTCTCCCCCTCCTCTCCGCCGTCGGCGCGGGCTTCGTCGTCGTCCTCGCGGGCGTCCTGATGCTCGACGGCCTGCGTCGCGGCTCCGGCGGGGCGGAGACGAGCCTCCACCTCACCACCGCCGTCAGCCTCCTCGTCGCGTACGGCGTCGGCCTCCTCGTCGGCCTCGGCGAGATACTGCCCGCGACCGTCGTCGCCGTCACCTCGTCGCTCCTCCTCGTCTTCAAGCGCGAGCTCCACGAGCTCGCGTGGGGCCTCTCCGCCGAGGAACTCCGCTCGACCGCCGAATTCGCCATCATCGCGTTCGTCGTCTACCCGCTCCTCCCCGCCGGCACGTACACGCTCGGCGTCGCGAGCTACGGCGTCCAGATCGAACCCCGCGTCGTCTGGCTGATGGTCGTCTTCGTCGCCGGCATCGGCATCGCGAACTACGTCGTCGTGAAGGCCTACGGGAGTCGCGGCATCGCCGTCACCGGCTTCTTCGGCGGCCTCGCGTCCTCAACGGCGGTCGTCGGGACGATGCTCGACCACGTCTCCCGGGACGAGGACGCCGCCGACTACGCCGTCGCGGGCGTCCTCCTCGCGAACGCCGCGATGGCGCTTCGCAACCTCGTCATCGTCGTCGTCTTCACACTCGGCTACGCCGACCCGCCGCTCGTCGCCGTCGGCGTTCCGCTCGCCGTCGTCGTCCTCGGGAGCGTCGCCGTCGCCTACGCCGTCGCCGACTGGCGGACGACCGTCGACGTCGAGCTCTCCAGCCCGTTCTCGCTGCGGAACGCCCTCGGCTTCGGCGCCATCTTCCTCCTCATCGTCGCCGGGAGCGGCCTCGCGAGCGGCGCGTTCGGCGCGCTCGGCTTCTACGTCACCGCCGTCGGCTCCGGCCTCGTCTCCTCCGCCGGCGTCGCCACCTCCGCCGTCGTCCTCTACCGCACCGGCGAACTCGCCGCGAACGAGGCCGCCGTCGCCGTCATGCTCGCCACCGGCGCGAGCATCGTCGTGAAGGCCGGGCTCGCCGCCGCGAGTTCGAACCGGGCGTTCGCTCGCGGCGTCGTCACCGCGAGCGCCGGCCTCCTCGTCGCCGCCGGCGTCGCCGTCCTCCTCGTGTAG
- the dhaL gene encoding dihydroxyacetone kinase subunit DhaL, whose product MSADSDTEALLDALERIDERLHDEQAYLTELDSRIGDADHGNNLARGISAVTEKRDELAGKPIDEAVKTVGTTLVSEVGGAAGPLYGGSVLSASQELEGGLDAESAVAFAEAYREKLTERGGARPGDKTMVDAVTPAVHTFQRAVEEDDLPSVDALAKAVDAARRGVEYTVPLRASKGRASYLGLRGVGHRDPGATSTLFVLEELLATAEDRLGEASVDDASAADAAVHGDAGDGGDA is encoded by the coding sequence ATGAGCGCGGACTCGGATACCGAGGCGCTGCTCGACGCGCTCGAGCGCATCGACGAGCGCCTCCACGACGAGCAGGCGTACCTCACGGAACTCGACTCCCGAATCGGCGACGCCGACCACGGGAACAACCTCGCGCGCGGCATCAGCGCCGTCACCGAGAAGCGCGACGAGCTCGCGGGGAAACCCATCGACGAGGCCGTGAAGACGGTCGGGACGACGCTCGTCTCCGAGGTCGGCGGCGCGGCCGGTCCGCTCTACGGCGGCTCCGTGCTGTCCGCCTCACAGGAACTCGAGGGCGGCCTCGACGCCGAGAGCGCGGTCGCGTTCGCCGAGGCCTACCGCGAGAAGCTCACCGAGCGCGGCGGCGCGCGCCCCGGTGACAAGACGATGGTGGACGCGGTGACGCCCGCCGTCCACACCTTCCAGCGCGCCGTCGAGGAGGACGACCTCCCGTCCGTGGATGCGCTCGCGAAGGCCGTCGACGCCGCCCGACGCGGCGTCGAATACACGGTGCCGTTGCGCGCCTCGAAGGGTCGGGCGTCCTATCTCGGCCTGCGCGGGGTCGGCCACCGCGACCCGGGCGCGACGAGCACCCTCTTCGTCCTCGAGGAACTGCTCGCGACCGCCGAAGACCGACTCGGCGAGGCGTCGGTCGACGACGCGAGCGCGGCCGACGCCGCCGTCCACGGCGACGCCGGGGACGGGGGGGACGCGTAG
- a CDS encoding SLC13 family permease: MIRPDLSTQRGRLAVVAFAALATVLIALAPTPEGLSLAGKYAVATLIFAAICWVSGALPLAVTALSIPVLLTAFGIYGDIDAALAPFADHLIFLFIAGFMLANALQKYDIDRRVALWLMATMGSSPRKLIGAVMIATAFFSMWVSNTATSAMMAPIAVGVLTQVIGREDLREQGDEGSFTNMQVAMLLGTAYAASVGGVGTLIGTPPNAIVAGQLEQLLNYEITFFDWLLIGIPIVVVTLPIVWFVLTYVLFPPEVDDVSDARAEARRYLREEGDLPREGRIVAGIFGATALLWVLGGLGDFLQPYMSAVTYTTVFGGSGETLLGTTNGHQGLLYYVMVGLYAIPALVLFDTMEWEELEDIDWGTILLFGGGLSLAAGFAETGATKWIAETVFNALTGAPIVLIVAVVVLLIIFLTEMTSNTATATIIVPVLISLGGVLAATLGLADYAAAIFLAVSGAVAASFAFALPVATPPNAIVFGSGYLEQKHMMRAGVVLNLVMTAVLTVLIYALFTFLWPVVLW; the protein is encoded by the coding sequence ATGATACGACCGGATCTATCGACCCAGCGCGGCCGACTCGCCGTCGTCGCGTTCGCGGCGCTCGCCACCGTGCTGATCGCACTCGCACCGACCCCCGAAGGGCTCTCGCTCGCCGGGAAGTACGCCGTCGCGACGCTCATCTTCGCGGCGATCTGCTGGGTCAGCGGCGCGCTCCCGCTCGCCGTCACGGCGCTCTCGATTCCGGTGTTGCTCACCGCGTTCGGGATCTACGGCGACATCGACGCCGCGCTCGCGCCGTTCGCCGACCACCTCATCTTCCTCTTCATCGCGGGCTTCATGCTCGCGAACGCGCTCCAGAAGTACGACATCGACCGCCGGGTCGCGCTCTGGCTCATGGCGACGATGGGCTCCTCGCCGCGGAAGCTCATCGGCGCGGTCATGATCGCCACCGCGTTCTTCTCGATGTGGGTGTCGAACACCGCGACGTCCGCGATGATGGCGCCCATCGCCGTCGGCGTCCTCACGCAGGTCATCGGCCGCGAGGACCTGCGCGAGCAGGGCGACGAGGGCTCCTTCACGAACATGCAGGTCGCGATGCTGCTCGGCACCGCGTACGCCGCCTCGGTGGGCGGCGTCGGCACCCTCATCGGCACGCCGCCGAACGCAATCGTCGCCGGCCAACTCGAGCAGCTCCTCAACTACGAGATCACGTTCTTCGACTGGCTCCTCATCGGCATCCCCATCGTCGTCGTCACGCTCCCCATCGTCTGGTTCGTGCTCACGTACGTCCTCTTCCCGCCGGAGGTCGACGACGTGAGCGACGCGCGCGCCGAGGCCCGTCGCTACCTCCGCGAGGAGGGCGACCTCCCGCGCGAGGGCCGGATCGTCGCCGGCATCTTCGGCGCGACGGCGCTCCTCTGGGTGCTCGGCGGCCTCGGCGACTTCCTCCAGCCGTACATGAGCGCCGTGACGTACACGACGGTCTTCGGCGGTTCCGGTGAGACGCTGCTCGGTACGACGAACGGCCATCAGGGGCTCCTCTACTACGTGATGGTCGGCCTCTACGCGATCCCCGCGCTCGTCCTCTTCGACACGATGGAGTGGGAGGAGCTCGAGGACATCGACTGGGGCACCATCCTGCTGTTCGGCGGCGGCCTCTCGCTCGCCGCCGGGTTCGCGGAGACCGGCGCGACGAAGTGGATCGCGGAGACGGTGTTCAACGCGCTGACGGGCGCGCCCATCGTCCTCATCGTCGCCGTCGTCGTCCTCCTCATCATCTTCCTCACGGAGATGACGTCGAACACCGCGACCGCGACCATCATCGTCCCCGTGCTCATCAGCCTCGGCGGCGTGCTCGCGGCGACGCTCGGACTCGCGGACTACGCGGCCGCGATCTTCCTCGCGGTCTCCGGCGCCGTCGCTGCCTCCTTCGCGTTCGCGCTCCCGGTCGCGACCCCGCCGAACGCCATCGTCTTCGGCAGCGGCTACCTGGAGCAGAAACACATGATGCGCGCGGGCGTCGTCCTGAACCTCGTGATGACGGCCGTGCTGACCGTCCTCATCTACGCGCTGTTCACCTTCCTCTGGCCGGTCGTCCTCTGGTAA
- the dhaM gene encoding dihydroxyacetone kinase phosphoryl donor subunit DhaM, which yields MVGLLVVSHSATAAEGIVEVAAQMAQEVSLVAAGGDPDGGIGTDADAIAAGVEEADDGEGVVVLVDLGSAVMNAELAVEMADVEAVLADAPVLEGAVNAAVHAAGSKATLHSTLDAAEEARGMSKL from the coding sequence ATGGTCGGCTTGCTCGTCGTCTCGCACAGCGCGACGGCCGCCGAGGGAATCGTCGAGGTGGCCGCGCAGATGGCTCAGGAGGTATCGCTCGTCGCGGCGGGCGGCGACCCGGACGGGGGCATCGGGACGGACGCGGACGCCATCGCGGCCGGTGTCGAGGAGGCCGACGACGGCGAGGGCGTCGTCGTGCTCGTCGACCTCGGGAGCGCGGTGATGAACGCCGAACTCGCCGTCGAGATGGCGGACGTCGAGGCGGTGCTCGCGGACGCGCCCGTGCTCGAGGGCGCCGTCAACGCCGCCGTTCACGCGGCGGGATCGAAGGCGACGCTCCACTCGACGCTCGACGCCGCCGAGGAGGCGCGGGGGATGTCGAAACTGTAG
- a CDS encoding aminotransferase class III-fold pyridoxal phosphate-dependent enzyme translates to MDRDTAEVRVDSFPGERAREWVERHHEHAAPSTYVYDFVWDITEDAVGPFCTDVDGNVLLDFTAHVASAPLGYNNPKILEKLESFDLVDPMKIAGQDFYVSGGGSVEDPDLPGPTQLLDRLTDATSHYALDTAFLSNSGAEAVENAIKICYAERGHRGVTFDGAFHGRTLGALSLNRSKAVQRRGFPEVPGVLSLPYCACEGECTCGWKTDGPGGNRLADALHPTRGPVPADELAFVILEPQQGEGGYRVANDEFARDIAAAKEEHGFKVISDEIQSGLGRTGEMWGIDHLDLDPDVITSAKGLRVGATVANEDLFPEETGRLSSTWGAGDLLASAQGVATIEAIHEHDLLANVRERGRQFTDLLTDLDSEYVTDVRGRGLMLAIELDSKERRGALMKACLTRGLLTLGCGHKTLRLLPPLDATEREIDLGFAILADALDDPRVTQAGAGGDVV, encoded by the coding sequence ATGGACAGGGACACCGCCGAGGTCCGCGTCGACTCCTTCCCCGGGGAGCGCGCCCGCGAATGGGTCGAGCGCCACCACGAGCACGCCGCCCCGAGCACCTACGTCTACGACTTCGTCTGGGACATCACCGAGGACGCCGTCGGCCCCTTCTGCACGGACGTCGACGGGAACGTCCTCCTCGACTTCACCGCGCACGTCGCCTCCGCGCCCCTCGGCTACAACAACCCGAAGATACTCGAGAAGCTCGAGTCGTTCGACCTCGTCGACCCCATGAAGATCGCCGGCCAGGACTTCTACGTCAGCGGCGGCGGGAGCGTCGAGGACCCCGACCTCCCCGGGCCCACCCAACTGCTCGACCGGCTCACGGACGCCACGAGCCACTACGCCCTCGACACCGCGTTCCTCTCCAACTCGGGCGCCGAAGCCGTCGAGAACGCCATCAAGATCTGCTACGCCGAGCGCGGGCACCGCGGCGTCACCTTCGATGGGGCGTTCCACGGCCGCACTCTCGGCGCGCTCTCGCTCAATCGCTCGAAGGCCGTCCAGCGCCGCGGATTCCCGGAAGTGCCGGGCGTCCTCAGCCTCCCCTACTGCGCCTGCGAGGGCGAGTGCACCTGCGGGTGGAAGACGGACGGCCCCGGTGGGAACCGCCTCGCGGACGCCCTCCACCCCACTCGCGGACCCGTCCCCGCCGACGAACTCGCGTTCGTGATCCTGGAGCCACAGCAGGGCGAGGGCGGCTACCGCGTCGCGAACGACGAGTTCGCCCGCGACATCGCCGCCGCCAAAGAGGAGCACGGCTTCAAGGTCATCAGCGACGAGATCCAGTCCGGCCTCGGCCGCACCGGCGAGATGTGGGGCATCGACCACCTCGACCTCGACCCGGACGTCATCACGTCCGCGAAGGGGCTTCGGGTGGGCGCGACCGTCGCGAACGAGGACCTCTTCCCCGAGGAGACCGGCCGGCTCTCCTCGACGTGGGGCGCCGGCGACCTCCTCGCGTCCGCGCAGGGCGTCGCCACCATCGAGGCAATCCACGAGCACGACCTCCTCGCGAACGTCCGCGAGCGCGGCCGCCAGTTCACCGACCTCCTCACCGACCTCGATTCGGAGTACGTCACCGACGTTCGCGGGCGCGGCCTGATGCTCGCCATCGAGCTCGACTCGAAGGAACGACGCGGCGCGCTCATGAAGGCCTGCCTGACGCGCGGCCTCCTCACGCTCGGCTGCGGGCACAAGACCCTCCGACTCCTCCCGCCGCTCGACGCCACCGAGCGCGAGATCGACCTCGGGTTCGCCATCCTCGCGGACGCCCTCGACGACCCGCGCGTCACGCAGGCCGGCGCGGGCGGCGACGTCGTCTGA